The Prunus persica cultivar Lovell chromosome G7, Prunus_persica_NCBIv2, whole genome shotgun sequence genome has a segment encoding these proteins:
- the LOC109950217 gene encoding putative dynamin-related protein 4A: MTVHIALSLMAILMIMLLSLNNIFAGICGRSSPASALEIRKILDVLMHASKCPLAPASQCQYPNCRKIKGLFRHGIQCEDRVSGGCVLCQKMWYALLLHAPFYFMLELAKNLSAMCHVAEQQHTAPLTAPIVSSYNHKIRPLLDAVDKLHNLNVTEENIQLPTVVVVGDQSSGKSSVLESLAGISLPRGQGICTRVPLIMRLKQSSSPQSELSLSYNGREDHTDEEHISEDIIKATNSIAGSGKGISNTPLTLTLKNNGVPDLTMVYLPGITRVPVHGQPENIYDQIKDMITEYIKPEESIILNMLSTSVAFTTFESIRMSQSVDKNGEGTLAVITKMDKLPEGLLEKVIGDDVHIGLGYVCVRNRIDDKDRHMHCTARLVEMLNQLSNELEMCVQSDGGSRNLHSKGQRVKDYFLFFIFYLFIENRPIEMK, translated from the exons ATGACTGTTCATATAGCTTTATCTTTGATGGCTATCTTGATGATCATGTTGCTTTctcttaataatatttttgctGGTATTTGT GGTAGGAGTTCTCCAGCAAGTGCTTTGGAGATTAGGAAAATTCTTGATGTTCTGATGCACGCATCAAAATGTCCTTTAGCTCCTGCCTCACAATGTCAGTACCCCAATTGTCGTAAGATTAAGGGGCTTTTCCGCCATGGAATTCAATGTGAGGACCGTGTATCTGGAGGATGTGTTCTCTGTCAGAAGATGTGGTATGCCCTTCTACTTCATGCTCCCTTCTACTTCATGCTCGAGCTTGCAAAGAATCTGAGTGCCATGTGCCACGTTGCAG AACAACAACATACAGCACCTCTCACTGCACCTATTGTGTCTTCCTACAATCACAAAATCCGTCCTCTGCTTGATGCGGTTGACAAGCTCCATAACCTAAATGTGACGGAGGAAAACATCCAACTTCCCACCGTTGTAGTTGTAGGGGACCAATCCTCTGGTAAGTCCAGCGTCCTTGAGTCCTTGGCTGGCATCAGCCTTCCCCGCGGTCAAGGTATCTGCACAAGGGTACCTCTGATAATGAGGCTAAAACAGAGTTCCAGTCCTCAATCAGAGCTTTCCTTAAGTTACAATGGCAGAGAGGACCACACAGATGAGGAACACATTTCAGAGGATATTATTAAAGCCACTAATTCTATAGCTGGCAGTGGCAAAGGAATTTCTAATACCCCATTGACTCTGACTCTGAAAAATAATGGCGTCCCAGATTTGACAATGGTTTATCTTCCCGGGATCACTAGAGTGCCTGTTCATGGCCAGCCGGAAAATATTTATGATCAAATTAAAGACATGATCACGGAGTATATAAAGCCAGAAGAGAGCATcattttgaatatgttgtCTACTAGTGTTGCTTTTACTACTTTTGAATCAATTAGGATGTCACAGAGTGTGGATAAGAATGGTGAGGGGACTCTTGCTGTTATTACGAAAATGGATAAGTTACCTGAAGGGTTGCTTGAGAAGGTCATAGGAGATGATGTGCACATCGGACTTGGTTATGTGTGTGTGAGGAACCGGATTGATGACAAAGACAGACACATGCACTGCACAGCTCGGTTGGTTGAGATGCTGAATCAGCTCTCAAATGAACTTGAGATGTGTGTTCAAAGTGATGGCGGATCCAGGAATTTACATTCTAAGGGTCAACGTGTaaaagattattttttattttttattttttatttatttatagaaaatagaCCCATCGAAATGAAATGA
- the LOC109950218 gene encoding inner centromere protein A-like has protein sequence MNNMNQSDIDLAQLLKTFDPDTKSFKFGTKSFQITSNAVTQILGLPNEGKSVKLVNDRYTATFRTRHFGEKGKPSKNQVEAELQKTIALANQQKKEKAKTEQKKKTNKGKERKEAEEEEEEEEVDYDKEVVSLILILLCMTFLFANSSSTLHWKLFEHCVNLDTLSSYSWARAVSDYMNESLTAKAKAKAKKGGEASIGAVSGCTILILFLLCERTNIIQPILGKEKETPAILRWSLVELHTRFNQIKDLNDIEGIFKTPKKRKTTREEEDTVEKGILKTYKKRKTIGEEGDPLDKEKEKEDDEGKPDDAIQDLLVKSMTDQINYRQQQDPSFVCPERLQLWKDEKNEDSEKKMKELWDIFIQAEKRSKELEVELATYIEKLDNEECVTATMTVESTVQLNEIQNLKRRIAELEGKETGIDMEKIAKKKEIQEKYKAEIESLLSDPTIFEMEMDLPTKQPTQPVEEKEEEKKEEEKQQEEREEEKKQDAPTPDVPSRVQRVKNRERKRLQASCYVYEKNKKTKKEAKKDDEELPQFKLISSEEVCNYCSSSCCFFLFSALQKQKLQCSFRFLQCSVLSALQKWKLHCSFCFIE, from the exons ATGAATAACATGAATCAGTCGGACATTGACTTAGCACAGCTGCTCAAGACATTTGATCCGGATACAAAGTCCTTCAAATTTGGAACCAAATCATTCCAAATCACAAGCAATGCAGTGACTCAGATTCTAGGACTGCCAAATGAAGGCAAATCTGTCAAACTTGTCAATGATAGGTACACTGCTACCTTCAGAACAAGGCACTttggagaaaagggaaaacctTCAAAAAACCAGGTAGAAGCAGAATTACAAAAGACAATTGCCTTGGCAAACcaacagaagaaagaaaaggcaaagacagagcaaaagaaaaaaacgaacaaaggaaaagaaaggaaagaagctgaagaagaagaagaagaagaagaagttgattaCGACAAGGAGGTGGTCAGCCTAATATTGATTCTGCTGTGCATGACATTCCTTTTTGCCAACTCTTCATCTACTTTGCattggaaattatttgagCACTGCGTGAATCTAGACACACTTTCAAGCTATTCATGGGCAAGAGCTGTTTCAGACTACATGAATGAATCCTTGaccgcaaaagcaaaagcaaaagcaaagaagggaGGAGAAGCCTCTATAGGAGCTGTTTCGGGTTGCACTATCCTAATATTG TTTCTACTGTGTGAGAGGACAAACATCATACAACCAATCCTTggcaaggagaaagaaactccTGCCATTCTTAGATGGAGTCTTGTGGAACTCCACACAAGATTCAACCAAATAAAGGACTTGAATGACATCGAG GGTATTTTCAAAACTCCTAAAAAGCGAAAAACTACCAGGGAAGAGGAAGACACTGTTGAGAAG ggtattttgaaaacatataaaaagagaaaaactatcGGAGAAGAGGGAGACCCTCTTGACAAG gaaaaagaaaaagaagatgatgagggaAAACCTGATGATGCAATTCAAGACCTCTTGGTGAAGTCCATGACAGACCAAATCAACTACCGCCAACAACAAGATCCTAGCTTCGTTTGCCCGGAAAGATTACAACTGTGGAAGGATGAAAAGAATGAAGACagtgagaagaaaatgaaggaattgTGGGATATATTTATCCAAGCAGAAAAGAGATCAAAGGAGCTGGAAGTGGAGTTGGCAACATACATAGAGAAATTAGATAATGAAGAATGTGTGACTGCCACCATGACAGTGGAATCTACAGTTCAGcttaatgaaatacaaaatctgaaaaggaGGATTGCAGAATTGGAAGGCAAGGAAACTGGTATTGACATGGAGAAGATTGCCAAGAAAAAGGAGATTCAAGAAAAGTACAAGGCAGAAATTGAAAGCTTGTTGTCAGACCCAACAATCTTTGAAATGGAGATGGATCTGCCTACAAAACAACCAACACAACCagttgaagagaaagaagaagaaaagaaagaagaagagaagcaacaagaagagagagaagaagagaagaagcaagatGCTCCAACACCTGATGTTCCTTCAAGAGTACAAAGGGtgaagaacagagaaagaaagaggcttCAAGCATCTTGCTATGTGtacgaaaaaaataagaaaacaaaaaaggaggcAAAAAAGGATGATGAAGAACTACCACAATTCAAGCTTATCTCTTCCGAGGAGGTATGCAATTACTGCAGTTCAAGCTGctgcttttttctattttctgcattgcagaaacagaaactgcaatgcagtttccgttTCCTGCAATGCAGTGTGTTATCTGCTTTacagaaatggaaactgcattgcagtttctgttttatcgaatga
- the LOC109950219 gene encoding uncharacterized protein LOC109950219: MEELVIVGSSKVKTFISDLSRDHYANAFFKGMRYGEMANSLAESFNNWVGVFRDLPVLPLIEGIRQKLMVLNSQRRIEAEKWTTVLCPEMETRLCENAEAGRTWAVRRSNSTVFEVFADYSVMVDLEQRTCSCRLWQIDGFPCTHAVAAILAKRDSVYDYVECYYKTDFFQKAYESPIFPIPDIGKGLGSNGSAAGVVLPPITKRPAGRPPTKRIKVFGEFKRPLKCSRCSVAGHNRKTCKAII, from the coding sequence ATGGAGGAGTTGGTGATTGTTGGGAGTTCGAAAGTGAAGACATTTATATCTGATTTGTCTAGAGATCACTATGCCAACGCATTTTTCAAAGGAATGCGTTATGGGGAGATGGCAAACAGTTTAGCGGAGTCCTTTAATAATTGGGTTGGTGTGTTTCGAGATTTGCCGGTGCTACCTTTGATAGAAGGGATTCGACAGAAATTGATGGTATTGAATTCTCAACGAAGAATTGAAGCGGAGAAGTGGACAACAGTTTTGTGTCCGGAGATGGAGACTAGACTCTGTGAAAATGCGGAGGCCGGTAGGACTTGGGCAGTTCGTCGTTCTAATAGCACTGTTTTTGAAGTATTTGCTGATTATTCTGTGATGGTTGATCTCGAGCAAAGGACTTGTTCTTGCCGTCTTTGGCAAATTGACGGTTTTCCTTGCACACATGCGGTGGCTGCAATCCTAGCAAAGAGAGATTCAGTTTATGATTACGTGGAGTGTTACTACAAAACCGACTTCTTTCAAAAAGCCTATGAGAGTCCTATTTTTCCTATTCCAGATATTGGGAAAGGATTGGGCAGCAATGGTTCTGCCGCTGGAGTTGTGCTTCCGCCAATTACAAAGAGGCCAGCCGGAAGACCACCAACAAAGaggatcaaagtttttggtgaatttaaaaGGCCATTGAAATGCAGTCGGTGCAGTGTTGCTGGGCACAATAGGAAGACTTGCAAGGCTATTATATGA
- the LOC109950220 gene encoding uncharacterized protein LOC109950220: MEVCVIAKCTYKSETIMFSVSSESSMVDILKTLCLRFRGLQLGCFTLRYSVPSYPSCFLETDSDLDLMRTFLLISNEKTVDILVKDLCGSSEYSGDFCVNKELIACEKGESSCSSTVEDRNEFLGRSKRASAKPLLSNEWETYIHHVGQKFDGGAEEFRLKLCKYALEVGFNFEYAGNDKKQVVAVCSNKKLEGCSWRVYASRCEATGSFVIRTLNNVHTCAGRIRESKSKMMRSRVVSSLIVDRIRAKPELKPVEIIHEFKDYYGIDISYYHAWFGKELAKLDVHGDESKSFNELVWYVDAVKETNTGSLCTLDCEAGINRFRRFFVSFGGCIAGFQYCIPLLFIDATFLKSKYKG; this comes from the coding sequence ATGGAGGTGTGTGTCATTGCCAAGTGCACATATAAGTCGGAAACCATcatgttttcagtttcatcaGAGTCATCcatggttgatattttgaagactttgtgtctgaggtttaggggtttgcaGTTGGGTTGTTTCACATTACGGTATTCGGTGCCCAGTTATCCGAGTTGTTTTCTAGAAACGGATAGCGATTTGGACTTGATGAggacatttttgttgatatcaAATGAGAAGACTGTTGATATTTTAGTGAAGGATTTATGCGGGAGCAGTGAATATAGTGGTgatttttgtgtaaataaGGAGTTGATAGCATGTGAAAAGGGCGAGTCGTCGTGTTCTAGTACTGTCGAAGACAGAAACGAGTTTTTGGGCAGGTCGAAGAGAGCAAGTGCTAAGCCTTTGTTGTCGAATGAGTGGGAGACATACATACATCATGTGGGGCAGAAGTTTGACGGTGGTGCAGAGGAGTTCCGGTTGAAATTGTGCAAGTACGCTCTTGAAGtaggatttaattttgaatatgcCGGCAATGACAAGAAGCAGGTGGTTGCTGTTTGTTCGAATAAGAAATTGGAGGGTTGCAGCTGGCGTGTTTATGCTTCTCGTTGTGAAGCTactggcagttttgtaattcggACGTTAAATAATGTTCATACATGTGCGGGTCGGATACGGGAATCAAAGAGTAAGATGATGAGGTCTCGTGTGGTGTCCTCCCTCATTGTGGACAGAATTCGTGCAAAACCAGAGCTGAAGCCAGTTGAGATTATACACGAGTTCAAAGATTATTATGGTATAGACATTTCATACTACCACGCATGGTTTGGCAAAGAGTTAGCTAAATTGGACGTTCACGGTGATGAGTCGAAGTCCTTCAACGAGTTAGTGTGGTATGTGGACGCCGTAAAGGAAACTAACACTGGTTCTCTCTGCACTCTTGATTGTGAAGCTGGAATTAATCGCTTTcgacggttttttgtgtcttttggTGGTTGCATTGCTGGATTTCAATATTGCATACCCTTGTTGTTCATTGATGCTACGTTTTTGAAGAGCAAGTACAAGGGGTAG